The following proteins come from a genomic window of Micavibrio aeruginosavorus EPB:
- a CDS encoding TetR/AcrR family transcriptional regulator, with product MGTVAIPFKSMEPGIPMAETACATATEFNPKRDAIMVAATRLFLERGYSGTSMEAIAEAAPVSKPTLYTHFRDKNDLFAAVVMQRCEAFLANMEGLLDHALEPDLALRPLATKFIEMIHDEEALALYRTVIFEWRQFPELGQGFYDCGPCKAHNMLAAYLQHQHERKRMHVPSPVDAAALFFSMLEGDQHMRCMLGVRGPLTQAERDAVVDLVVPVFIRGFSAI from the coding sequence ATGGGTACAGTCGCCATTCCCTTTAAATCGATGGAGCCCGGCATTCCCATGGCTGAAACTGCCTGCGCCACTGCGACCGAATTTAACCCGAAACGTGACGCCATCATGGTCGCGGCCACGCGCCTGTTTCTGGAGCGTGGTTATTCCGGGACCAGTATGGAAGCCATTGCCGAGGCCGCCCCGGTGTCGAAACCGACGCTGTACACCCATTTCCGCGATAAAAACGACCTGTTTGCCGCCGTTGTGATGCAACGCTGCGAAGCGTTTCTGGCCAATATGGAAGGGCTTTTGGATCACGCGCTGGAGCCGGATCTGGCGCTGCGCCCGCTGGCGACAAAATTCATCGAAATGATCCATGACGAGGAGGCGCTGGCCCTCTATCGCACCGTGATTTTCGAATGGCGGCAGTTCCCGGAGCTGGGCCAAGGGTTTTACGATTGCGGCCCGTGCAAGGCGCACAACATGCTGGCCGCCTATCTGCAGCATCAGCACGAGCGTAAACGGATGCATGTGCCATCGCCCGTCGATGCGGCGGCCCTGTTCTTCAGCATGCTGGAGGGGGACCAGCACATGCGCTGCATGCTGGGCGTGCGCGGTCCGCTGACCCAGGCCGAGCGTGACGCGGTGGTCGATCTGGTCGTTCCCGTCTTTATTCGTGGTTTTTCAGCTATTTAG